Below is a window of Yersinia kristensenii DNA.
GCCTCAACGCCATACAACAACATATTACGCAGTTGTTGAGCGTGTCCCTGACGGTTCGCCAATCGCAATCCTTCTACCAGCGAATATCCCCAGCGGCTGGTAGCATCAGTATCGAGATAGCTGTACTGTGAACGGGAAGAAATACGATATGTTTTCATCACATCGTACCCACCTGAAATACTTGAAGATGGTAGCTGCCCCGGCAAAGATTGGCCTACGTGAACCTGTGAGGTTGCACGTAAATATTTTTGATACACCGCGAGGTCACTGGAGCTAATCTTCACTGACGGTGCGCCACCCGGTAAAATTTCAAAAGCACCAGACGCCATACTGTACTGCATGATGATTTCTGGCTGGATCATGGACGGCGATACGGTTGTAATCGCAGGTGCAAAAGCGCTCATTTATCACTCCTTAAATCAAAAACAGACCACATGGCTTGCTGTATTCCCAGACCACGTTACCGTTATCTTCTTTTTTTACCGTCAGGTTTCCTCCCACTGAAACCATCAGCAATTTAATATTTATCTTCGGATTTCCGCCCCCAGAACCGGTAGACACATCCACAATGTTGTTTGTCATATCCCAAACAAAATCACCTGTGCCTACCGAGTTAGCCCCATCTGCCAAAGCAGCGACGGCAGCACTAATCGGTAATGGGATACGAGCCCCAGAACCAATACGGTAGTAATGGACAGAACCACCCGCCAGATACAGAGGCACAGGATTTTCGTGAGTAGTGATCCCGTGAAATGCCTGATTGAACACAGTAAAAGCGTTGCATTCGGTGTCCGTTGCCTTTTTGAGGATGGAACCACACACACTATTTTTCGACGGCGCGATACATTCGACCATCCCTACACCGCCCCAAACAGGATCAGTGATGTTGCTATCCAACAGACCAGAGCAAAGCTGCATACGGATCGCCGGATCATCTTGTGCATCCCCCTGAGTCAAACCTTGTGATTCAACGTTAAAAAGGCCACTGAAGGCACCGCGTGTTTTGAACGGGTTGAAATTAATATCAGGCATGGCTCATGCTCCCTTGAGTATTAAATTTTGCTAATCGGCGACCTGGGGTTTTGAAAGCGGCAAGCCATACATTTGGATCGCCCTGATATTCAATGATACGGCGTCCGGCATCATCATTGCGTACCCGCTTATGGAGTTGTCCCTGAGTACAATTCATTTCTTTTTCAATAGATTGGCGAGCCGCAGAGAAAATCGCATCCTCCAACACAGAAAGCGTTGCAGAATCAGCAATCGCACGAATATTTACGTCTTTATGTGCCGGAGAGTGCTTTTGCATAGTCATCAGCGCCCGCTTGCGATAATCCAGCGCATTTTCACCAGAGAACGGCGCAGGGGCATGTTTACCGCAGGCACTGAAGGCAGAATCAGCTTTAGCCTGCGCATCAGCCAACAAAGCGTCGTTACGTTCTTTTTCTTCGGCCTCATCGGCTTTACGTTGCTCTTCGGCTTCTTCGTCAGCTTTTCTCTGTTCCTCAGCAGCAGCTTCATCGGCCTTTTGCTGTTCTTCTGCGGCTTCATCGGCTTTGCGTTGTTCTTCCGCTGCCTCATCAGCCTTTCGTTGCTCCTCGGCTTCTCTGGCCTGCGCCTCAGCATCAGCCCGCGCTTTATCACGCTGTTCAAGAGAATCCATGCGGGCGACTACACCATCCATTTTTTCGTTTACCCCTTTTAGGGCGTCATTCACCACGCCCGTCAAAAGGGCTTGCAGTTCTTCTTTTTCCATCTGAATATCACCTGTATTTGTTACTTCAACTCCTACGGGGATCCGGTCTTTATCCCATACGCCCAGAGATCCACGTTCTTTCGTCACCACAGCAATGTGGTCAATGAGATACGGCACACCTTCGATAAGAAAATTGGTATCTCCCTCCTGCACCTCTACGTTCCCTGACGAGCGGTTGAAAACTACCGAAGGACTGGTGGACACTTCACCCTCGATAATTTCATCAACAATATTTTTGAGATAAATACGGCACACCGCCCATACTTCATCACCACGAACATAGGGCAGCATGACGCTGCCGACGATGCGGTTTTTAAAATCTTCCTCCGTCAGGGTGGCCTTATCTGGATGATTAACGATGACGGGTAAGCCATTACAACGACGAAGAAACTCATCATTCAGGTAGAGTTTCGGATCGCGCCAGACGTGTTCTTTCAAACCAGCGCGATATGCCAGACCTGTTCCCGTTATGCGCAAATTCACCAGCCACATATTTGAAAACTTCACCGGAGACGGCACAGTCCCGTCCCTGATCCGCTCCGCTACTTCAAACTCGGTTAAACTCACGTTTTCCTTTCTCCGTTAGAAACTCCTCTGGCAATTTCTGCGGGGCGTAGATGGGGAATACCTGACAACTACAAAAAACCTCTTCACCCGCCGCCGTAATTTCATCGTAATAACCATTTACAGGCTTTATCAGTTCCTGTTCATCCGCCCACGTCCCTCGCACCAGATAAATCACCTCGTCGCGCTCTTTATGATCGGCACGGTAGTCATAACCCGTACGCCGCCAGTTAGAGTGCCAACGAAAAGCAATAGCGCCGCTCTGTACCGCAAGCAGATACTTGACGTTGCTGGCGAGCTTATGGCCCTGGTCAATTGCTACACGGCGACTGATAAAATCCATGTCCCTGATAGATTTTTGAAATTCCGCTTTTCTGGCTTTCCGATCAACGTCGCTCACACCATCTGGAGGTATAGATGTCACCCATCCCTGAAAACGCTGAAGAGTTTTCTCAATGGCTTGTTCGCGGTTGAGTTTTATCAGGCTGGCACTGGCGAAAATTCGCTTGTCGAGTTCTTTGCGAAACTCTGGTTTCAATTTATCGAGGGTGACCTTTTTCGGGCCATCTGAGGGTTGTTCTCGTAATGCCCCGCCGTGAATAACGAGGCGGCTATAAATTGCGGTAAGGTGTTTACGTGCCACATCATCGTCTGGTGTCTCTCTGCTGGCTGCCACACGTAATTTTCGGCACCAGTCGAGCAAAGATTTTTCGGTATCCCAACCATGATTGATGTAGTAGTTAACGGCATCTGTCAGGACTTCATACAACGTCCTACTCCGCTTCCTCCCCGCTCGGCTGGAAGTTGCCATCAAGCGTCTCCTGCTTCGGTGGTTCGTAGTTCGCCAGCGCATCCACATCAATGATGAGAGGCGCTTCTCCGTATGTCTGAGTGGAATTGACAAGGCTTGCCAGCCATTCGGTTACGGCAGCCCGGTTTTCGGGATCAATCTGAGGAACAACAGCGGTATATAGAGTACAGGCCTGTTGGAGTACTTTACTGTCGCTCTCCCGGCGTTTATCAGGTGACTCTTCCACCAGCTCTTGCCAGGTCGCCGTGAATTCGCGACGCCACTGGAAAAAAGTGGTTTTATAGTCGTCCTTTATGATGTCGGGGTAATCATTTTTCAGGGAAAGATAAAAATCCTCATTCCATGCGATGTACTGCACCAAACGTTCGAAATAATCCATTACAGGCTCAATCTGCTGGCGAACACCATCGATATACTGACTGACAGCCTTTGAATCCTCAGAGCCTTCAGACCAGCCTTTTGAGAAGGCTTCTTCTTTAATGAGGATCGCCGGAACATCACTGCCTGAGGCAATATCTGAAATAATGTTATCGCGCACAGCATTCAGCGCACCGTCAATATTTTGCAGGTTCAACGATTGAATATCGTCTTTTTCACCAACACTAATCACCCCACCATTTTTGGCAATTTTGACGTTTTCCCGCTTCTTACCCGTTGCGGCTGCCATAATGCCATCCACTTTTGAGCCGGACTGTACGACTTTCGCCACCAGCACCCCGGCTTTCTGGCTAACTAAGTCGTTAGCCTCCATCGTGTTGATGTAGGATTTCAGGGGATAAAGCACACGCTGAAACACGCTGCGGCCAGTAAAACCAAAGGTGGAATTCTGGAACTCAAGATAAATCGGTGTGCCGTTGAAAATTTTCAGTGTCCGCGACGGATGCCAGCTTTTACCGTTGATTTTCAGTGTTTGGTTAGCACTCTGAAAATAAGGGCTATTGGGGTTCTGGTCTGTCACCATCGAGCCAGCAGCATTCAGCGGATCCCATGCATTAATATACACATCATCTTCTGTGAGCCCGAAAGTGGGCAACGGTTCCCTGCATGAAACACTATCGGTACCAACGCCAATTGCAGCAGCACCATAGCAGCGGGAAAGAAAGAAAAGGTTCTTAACCTTCTCGTTAATCTCCATTCGTTCCCATACATCCCTGAATCGACGTACAACGCGATCATCAGGATCAGTTTCAACGTTGTACTGTCGCGGTTTGCACATTGCCATCAGGATTGGTTTTTCAACCAGTTTTCCGCCTAGCGGGTGAAACTGCCAAAGCAATTTACACAGATTGTAATTAACATCACCGCCGGGTCGGATAAGTTCAGAATCAAGAATCTCAGCCAGCACCGCGCCGGGGCTGTTACTTATCTGAATCTCAGCCATTAGAGAGTTTCCTGTTTACTTACAGTGCTTCGTAGTTGCCAAATGTGATGATCAGCCCATATGTGTAGCAATCGAAAAGATCATCAGCGCGTTTATGCGCATCACGGTCTGCCAGATGGAAACCTGCAATTTGTTTTATGAGATGGTTAGCGGTACTACGCTTGAAAGAAGCTGTTTTGTCATATGCTTCGCGGGTTATTTTGCACTTACCAAGATAATGGTGGCCAGAGGCTAAAACTGCACGTTCATCTTTCCCTTTGCTGGTCAGCGCTGATTTGATAGGCGTCATATCCCAGCCTTCAGTTTCAGCCTTCTGTGCCAGAATTGCCCCCATTGCGGCATCTTCTACATAAACCCCCTGACTACCAAGACGGGCACCACACAGCTTTTCCAATCGTTCGAGATTGGCAAAAACGCCAGGCATATATTCAGGTAGCAATGACGCCTTAATCTGTGTGACGTCCCAATCAACGATGGTCAAAAGGGGTTCTGAATACGTACGTTCATAAGCAAAATAGACAACACCTGTTCCGTCGTTCTCAGTCCCGCCTTTCAGCGCCGTATCCATCACCGCAAACACCACGTCGCAATGTTTAGGCACGCCTACAGGTTGTCCGTCCACCAGCAACTTATCGATATCAAGTAATGCATCTTTTGACCAATCAACAAATTCAGCCAGATATTCTTGCTGCCATACACGAGGGTCAGATTTTCGCTCAGTCTCTTCCAGTTCATCTTTCGGGATAAACGGGTTCGATGATGTTGGTGCATGATGTTTCACAAATCCCAACGACTCATCATGACAAATTGCATAGAAAAAATTGCTTTCATCAATACCGTTAGGCGTAGAGAAAACCCAGGCACGACCACGATAGTCAACTAACGTAGGGCGTATTGCTCGCGGCCATATTTCCTCAAGCATTTCTGGTGATTTAGTAAATGCGGCCTCATCAATCAGCACAGCGTGATATTTACGCCCACGCCCTGCCAGTTTGTTGTTGTCCGTCACCCAGAAATCAATACGCCCCCCATTTCGGAGGATGATTCGCTTTTCATTTTTTGACTGACTGGCAATTAGCGGGTGAAGTACTGCCGAAATCTCATCCCAGATTTCCTGATACTGACGATACTGCGCAGTAAAAATCCCCACTCTCCCAGCAATCATTTCTCCCGTTATGGGTACGGGAAAACGCCGTGTAGCATAACTGGTAGCTATATTCACTAGCATCACCGTTTTCCCCCAACGGCGGCCACAGCATACAGCGTGAAATCGCTCCTCTATCGCGGCATTCCATGCTTCTATCTGCCCCTCATGTGGTTTAGGCAGATATATTTCAATCGACATTGCCGCCTCCACTCGGCATAGATAAAGAGTTATGAATGATCACCTCATTCGTACCACCACCGGCCCCTTTTTTAAGATGCTCGTTTTCAGTTCGCAGCTTTTCGTTACGCAGGCGTAGGCCTTCTAATTCAAGCTCATTCCTCTCTCGGTCAGACTCACGCAATAATTTCTCCGTCGCTACTTCGCGATAATCAGCATCAGCATGTATCTTGCGGATGCTCGCTAATGTCCCCTCAATGGATTCAATACGGGTGGTGTTACGCATCATGGCGTTCTCAGCGGCTGAGATTTTGTCTTGCAGGTCTTTGTTTTCACCGCCGTAATCATCTAATTGAGTGCGCCAACGACCGATATTTTCAGCTGTATACAGGTTTCGTGCTCTTAACAGGAATAGCTCATCCTCAAGACTCAACGCCTGTGCATCTTCAACGATACTGTCGGAGAAAAGCATACGGCGAGCATACCCGCCGTGTTTAAGAGAGGCTGTATTACGTATGGAGAACTGATTTTTTGGATTGGGGTTTCCACTCCGGTTTTTCCGTTTCGTTTCTGAGGATGAGCCTCTACCTGAATTTTTAGTTATCCCAAGTCCTGCGCTAATTACCTGCCCCCGACCCTCCGTCCGACCAGATTTTTTTTGGTCGGCTTTTTTGGTCGGATTGGTCGGATTCTTGGTCGCTGATTTGGTCGGGAATTTTTTTCGTACCCAGCCACGTCGGTTGGCCAAATCAATTAGCGTGGATTTTGCTATCCCGTGCTTTTCTACGATTTTCCGGAGCGTGAGAATGCCAGCACAGTAATCAACCTTGACCTCCTCCTCGTTCCAGTTACTCATACATCAGTACCTTGTATTTCTTTCTCGCTTCATCAGTTCAATGTATGCCGAGCGATCACCCGCTTTTGCTTGCTTGTACAACGCATCGCGTAACTCTGCCTCTCCCTT
It encodes the following:
- a CDS encoding DUF2213 domain-containing protein, with protein sequence MSLTEFEVAERIRDGTVPSPVKFSNMWLVNLRITGTGLAYRAGLKEHVWRDPKLYLNDEFLRRCNGLPVIVNHPDKATLTEEDFKNRIVGSVMLPYVRGDEVWAVCRIYLKNIVDEIIEGEVSTSPSVVFNRSSGNVEVQEGDTNFLIEGVPYLIDHIAVVTKERGSLGVWDKDRIPVGVEVTNTGDIQMEKEELQALLTGVVNDALKGVNEKMDGVVARMDSLEQRDKARADAEAQAREAEEQRKADEAAEEQRKADEAAEEQQKADEAAAEEQRKADEEAEEQRKADEAEEKERNDALLADAQAKADSAFSACGKHAPAPFSGENALDYRKRALMTMQKHSPAHKDVNIRAIADSATLSVLEDAIFSAARQSIEKEMNCTQGQLHKRVRNDDAGRRIIEYQGDPNVWLAAFKTPGRRLAKFNTQGSMSHA
- a CDS encoding anti-CBASS protein Acb1 family protein, whose amino-acid sequence is MAEIQISNSPGAVLAEILDSELIRPGGDVNYNLCKLLWQFHPLGGKLVEKPILMAMCKPRQYNVETDPDDRVVRRFRDVWERMEINEKVKNLFFLSRCYGAAAIGVGTDSVSCREPLPTFGLTEDDVYINAWDPLNAAGSMVTDQNPNSPYFQSANQTLKINGKSWHPSRTLKIFNGTPIYLEFQNSTFGFTGRSVFQRVLYPLKSYINTMEANDLVSQKAGVLVAKVVQSGSKVDGIMAAATGKKRENVKIAKNGGVISVGEKDDIQSLNLQNIDGALNAVRDNIISDIASGSDVPAILIKEEAFSKGWSEGSEDSKAVSQYIDGVRQQIEPVMDYFERLVQYIAWNEDFYLSLKNDYPDIIKDDYKTTFFQWRREFTATWQELVEESPDKRRESDSKVLQQACTLYTAVVPQIDPENRAAVTEWLASLVNSTQTYGEAPLIIDVDALANYEPPKQETLDGNFQPSGEEAE
- a CDS encoding terminase large subunit domain-containing protein, translating into MSIEIYLPKPHEGQIEAWNAAIEERFHAVCCGRRWGKTVMLVNIATSYATRRFPVPITGEMIAGRVGIFTAQYRQYQEIWDEISAVLHPLIASQSKNEKRIILRNGGRIDFWVTDNNKLAGRGRKYHAVLIDEAAFTKSPEMLEEIWPRAIRPTLVDYRGRAWVFSTPNGIDESNFFYAICHDESLGFVKHHAPTSSNPFIPKDELEETERKSDPRVWQQEYLAEFVDWSKDALLDIDKLLVDGQPVGVPKHCDVVFAVMDTALKGGTENDGTGVVYFAYERTYSEPLLTIVDWDVTQIKASLLPEYMPGVFANLERLEKLCGARLGSQGVYVEDAAMGAILAQKAETEGWDMTPIKSALTSKGKDERAVLASGHHYLGKCKITREAYDKTASFKRSTANHLIKQIAGFHLADRDAHKRADDLFDCYTYGLIITFGNYEAL